One part of the Flavobacterium johnsoniae UW101 genome encodes these proteins:
- a CDS encoding two-component regulator propeller domain-containing protein produces the protein MKLKIALLLFVFVSGNLFSQNKYRLKNFSTTDGLSQSSVIAIHQDKFGQMWFGTRDGLNKYDGSRFTIFRNEASNKYSISNNDILAIEEDNSGKIWVGTYNGLNCYDPVSNRFTRYLHTKTNHTISNNAVWSIKEIGAEMWFGTSKGLTIYNKKSGLFTSVFHSDDDASTLPSNNILSIIKTKNGAVWIGTTKGLCQLTSRKNGKLSFKNYQLNASDLLNVQSVIEEKDGSLWVGTKNKGLLKFDQKQKSFVSFLSAEKYREINTDIRSLVIDNQGSLWIGAYDGIYILGQDKSLQKINNTNNNNGIDKVKSVFMDKKGSIWIGCYYKGVNLWDISNVNFSNYNQNSKKIPMSFDVVSSIISDKNQNIYFGTEGGGITIFNKNTEAVSYINSKTGQTNKNDIKAMCLSDDHILWFGTFSKGLSAYNTVSKRIEDNRITPDLTEFLKESGVYSLKAENKILWIGTFGKGLIRYDTENKKFEIIGNDNTKPVFLTNNMVRSILIDKQNSIWLGTQNGLNRISLRNFNPKKYTIQHFFYNHSSLSGDDILTLFEDSQNKIWVGTKAKGLYYFDGKKFSQINLRIGNTIITSIHSILEDDDKNLWISTNQGIIKYSTIKKTVVIYDQKDGLASNEFNDNSALKLGSNQFYFGSPSGATFFDAAKISLNNYAPQVLITNLKIKNETVNAHDKDGILEQSIGFTNTITLDYDKANFSISFAIPNYIRSKNNQYSYRLTGLENNWTTTKNSEANFAIQNPGTYTFEVRGANNDGVWNQTPTTLTVIVNPAPWRSIWAFLLYGIVIGLGLCGLIWIMKSKARLKQKLELEYLETQRIEENNKLKLDFFTNISHEFRTPLTLILGPLQQILADYNGTNEMYKKLLVIEGSANHLLSLINRLMDFRKLENHQVTLESANGNIVKFTKEIFLSFIEYAKDGGYDYSFETENEEILVYFDRYKLERVFYNLISNAFRYTPKGGSIKIKINHDQQNLFIAVEDSGVGISEEHIDKIFDLFFEVPTHNQVQKNYNKGTGIGLSIVKNIVELHKGKIDVTNKATGGVIFKVTLPLGREHLLDSEIIPDFKISDDIEQYAAQLEPSEITEHEDIEDLIVNEEKQTILIVEDHKVLRKFMKNLLKKDYNIIEAENGKIALEKALKFVPNLIISDVIMPEMVGTELCSKIKENIKTSHIPVILLTSRSSLVYKFEGLESGADDYISKPFNLMEFRLRVKNLLNTTERLKIKFSSEDSFIPSEITVSSLDEELLKKAFKIVEENISNEQFDIPFFCSELGVSRTMLFLKIKAWTNCTPNEFIHEIRLKRAAQLLEQNKLTVSEISYKVGFNNPKYFSKCFQKKYGETPSQYSDKFYKSSVII, from the coding sequence ATGAAACTTAAAATAGCTCTTTTATTATTTGTCTTTGTTTCCGGGAATTTGTTTTCCCAAAATAAATACCGACTTAAAAACTTTTCTACTACAGACGGACTTTCGCAGAGTTCTGTTATTGCCATTCATCAGGATAAATTTGGGCAGATGTGGTTTGGAACCCGCGATGGTCTAAATAAATACGATGGCAGCCGATTTACTATTTTCAGGAATGAAGCTTCTAATAAATATTCAATCAGCAACAATGATATTTTAGCAATTGAAGAAGACAACTCGGGAAAAATCTGGGTAGGAACTTACAATGGACTAAACTGTTACGATCCTGTTTCAAATCGTTTTACAAGATATCTTCATACCAAAACCAATCATACAATAAGCAATAATGCTGTTTGGAGTATTAAGGAAATTGGCGCCGAAATGTGGTTTGGAACTTCAAAAGGACTAACGATTTACAACAAAAAATCGGGATTGTTTACTTCAGTTTTTCATTCAGATGATGATGCTTCTACTCTTCCAAGTAATAATATTTTAAGCATTATAAAAACCAAAAATGGAGCTGTCTGGATTGGAACAACAAAAGGACTGTGTCAGTTAACTAGTCGAAAAAACGGAAAATTAAGTTTTAAAAATTATCAGTTAAATGCGTCTGATTTATTAAACGTACAATCGGTAATCGAAGAAAAAGACGGCAGTTTATGGGTGGGAACAAAAAACAAAGGACTTTTAAAATTTGATCAAAAACAAAAATCTTTTGTTTCTTTTTTATCAGCCGAAAAATACCGCGAAATAAATACTGATATCCGCTCATTAGTAATTGACAACCAAGGTTCTTTGTGGATTGGAGCTTACGACGGAATTTATATTTTGGGACAAGATAAAAGTCTGCAGAAAATTAACAATACCAATAACAACAACGGAATCGACAAAGTAAAGTCGGTTTTTATGGATAAAAAAGGGTCGATCTGGATTGGCTGTTATTACAAAGGCGTAAACCTTTGGGATATTTCAAACGTAAATTTCTCCAACTACAATCAAAATTCGAAAAAGATTCCGATGAGTTTTGATGTCGTGAGTTCTATTATTTCAGATAAAAACCAGAATATTTATTTTGGAACTGAAGGCGGCGGAATTACAATTTTCAATAAAAATACCGAAGCTGTAAGCTACATCAACAGCAAAACCGGACAAACCAATAAAAATGATATCAAAGCAATGTGTCTTTCTGACGATCATATTTTATGGTTTGGAACTTTTTCAAAAGGATTATCAGCTTACAATACGGTTTCGAAACGAATTGAAGACAACAGAATTACTCCTGACTTAACCGAATTTTTAAAGGAAAGCGGTGTTTATTCGCTTAAAGCAGAAAATAAAATTTTATGGATTGGAACTTTTGGAAAAGGCTTAATTCGTTACGATACCGAGAACAAAAAATTTGAGATTATTGGCAATGACAACACTAAACCCGTTTTCCTGACCAATAATATGGTTCGCAGTATTTTAATCGATAAACAAAATTCAATCTGGCTGGGAACACAAAATGGTTTGAATCGTATTTCACTTCGAAATTTCAATCCTAAAAAATATACGATACAGCATTTCTTTTACAACCACTCTTCTTTGTCCGGTGATGATATTCTGACTTTGTTTGAGGATTCTCAAAATAAAATCTGGGTTGGAACAAAAGCAAAAGGTTTGTATTATTTTGATGGAAAAAAATTCAGCCAAATCAATCTTAGAATCGGAAATACCATCATTACTTCTATCCACTCTATTTTAGAAGATGACGATAAAAACCTTTGGATCAGTACAAATCAGGGAATTATTAAATACAGTACAATTAAAAAGACGGTTGTAATTTATGACCAAAAAGACGGTTTGGCAAGTAATGAATTTAATGATAATTCGGCTTTAAAATTAGGATCAAATCAATTTTATTTCGGAAGTCCTTCGGGCGCAACGTTTTTTGATGCAGCCAAAATTTCCTTAAACAATTATGCACCTCAGGTTTTAATTACTAATTTAAAAATTAAAAACGAAACCGTAAATGCGCATGATAAAGACGGCATTTTAGAGCAGAGCATTGGTTTTACCAACACCATTACTCTGGATTATGACAAAGCGAATTTCTCGATTAGTTTTGCGATTCCAAATTACATTCGATCAAAAAACAACCAATACAGTTATCGTTTAACTGGTTTAGAAAATAACTGGACGACAACTAAAAACAGCGAAGCCAATTTTGCAATTCAAAATCCTGGAACTTATACATTTGAAGTCCGCGGCGCAAATAATGACGGAGTATGGAATCAAACTCCAACTACTTTAACGGTAATTGTAAATCCGGCTCCGTGGCGCAGTATCTGGGCATTTTTATTGTACGGAATCGTGATTGGTTTGGGCTTATGCGGTTTAATCTGGATTATGAAATCGAAAGCCAGACTGAAACAAAAACTTGAACTGGAATATTTGGAAACGCAGCGAATTGAAGAAAACAACAAATTAAAACTGGATTTCTTTACCAATATTTCACATGAATTCAGAACGCCTTTGACCCTTATTTTAGGTCCGTTACAGCAAATTCTGGCCGATTATAACGGAACCAATGAAATGTATAAAAAACTTCTGGTTATTGAAGGAAGCGCGAATCATTTACTGAGTCTGATTAACCGTTTAATGGATTTTAGAAAACTGGAAAATCATCAGGTTACGCTGGAATCTGCAAACGGAAATATTGTAAAATTTACCAAAGAAATCTTTTTGTCGTTTATTGAATATGCTAAAGACGGCGGTTACGATTATAGTTTTGAAACCGAAAACGAAGAAATTCTGGTTTATTTTGACCGTTACAAACTCGAGCGTGTGTTTTACAATTTGATATCAAATGCTTTTAGATATACTCCAAAAGGCGGTTCGATTAAAATTAAAATCAATCACGACCAGCAGAATCTGTTTATTGCTGTCGAAGATTCTGGCGTAGGAATCTCAGAAGAACATATCGATAAAATTTTTGATTTGTTTTTTGAAGTTCCAACGCACAATCAGGTTCAAAAAAATTACAATAAAGGCACCGGAATTGGGCTTTCAATCGTAAAAAACATTGTGGAACTGCATAAAGGAAAAATCGACGTTACAAACAAAGCCACTGGAGGCGTTATTTTTAAAGTAACGTTACCGCTTGGACGCGAGCATCTTCTGGACAGCGAAATTATACCTGATTTTAAAATCAGTGATGATATTGAACAATATGCCGCTCAATTAGAACCTTCGGAAATTACTGAACATGAAGACATCGAAGATTTAATTGTAAACGAAGAAAAGCAGACTATTTTAATTGTTGAAGATCATAAGGTTTTGAGAAAGTTCATGAAAAACCTTCTCAAAAAAGATTATAACATTATAGAAGCTGAAAATGGAAAAATTGCTTTAGAAAAAGCTTTAAAGTTTGTTCCAAATTTAATTATAAGCGACGTTATTATGCCAGAAATGGTGGGAACTGAATTGTGTTCAAAAATCAAAGAGAACATCAAAACCAGCCATATTCCGGTAATTTTGCTGACTTCCAGATCTTCATTGGTTTATAAATTTGAAGGACTGGAAAGCGGTGCCGATGATTACATCAGTAAACCATTCAATTTAATGGAATTCAGGCTTCGCGTTAAAAACCTTCTGAACACAACTGAACGTTTAAAAATCAAGTTTTCAAGCGAGGATAGTTTTATTCCGTCAGAAATCACGGTTTCTTCTCTGGATGAAGAATTATTGAAAAAGGCATTTAAAATTGTGGAAGAAAACATTTCTAACGAACAATTTGACATTCCGTTTTTCTGTTCAGAACTGGGCGTAAGCCGAACGATGTTATTTCTAAAAATCAAAGCTTGGACGAATTGCACGCCAAATGAGTTTATTCATGAAATCAGGTTAAAACGTGCGGCTCAATTATTAGAACAAAACAAATTAACCGTTTCAGAAATCAGTTATAAAGTCGGTTTCAACAATCCGAAATACTTTAGCAAATGCTTTCAGAAAAAGTACGGAGAAACTCCGTCACAATACTCCGACAAATTTTATAAATCTTCGGTCATAATTTAA